In Streptomyces sp. NBC_00448, the following are encoded in one genomic region:
- a CDS encoding CYTH and CHAD domain-containing protein yields the protein MGRRLAETERTYETGPRNDLPDLTGLTAGTRALPPLRLNAVYYDTAHLTLTSHRITLRRREGGDDDGWHLKLPTDRPDTRTEIHAPLGAPGTPPEDLRAEVAALVRGRILTPIVRLRTVRSRVLLLDDQDRTLAEVAYDQVNAKPGPAWSEIEVELYAGDEALLDAVERRLGDAGVTRSDAPSKLVRALGGRRPEPAGGRPERPGPDATAGAVALAYLRAQLAAIVALDPAVRHAGEDTVHRMRVATRRARSALKSFGHVLDRAETDPLGAELKWLAEVLGAERDREVLTARLARRLSELDPDDPGDRDDPGERGPALDAVRRRLGEGPPGGTWNAEAHSADAHTEVVRALDSARYFALLDAFDGLLAAPPYLPAADRPASQVVADVLGHDRRRLRGAVRAALALPPGQARDVALHEARKAAKRARYAGEAAEPVRVAEAAGYTARMKALQQLLGEHQDSVMCRAAVARVRGRAEAAGEDTAPYEAIEQTELEIAARAEERLPEVWGAAEREG from the coding sequence ATGGGCCGTCGCCTCGCCGAAACGGAACGCACCTACGAGACCGGGCCCCGGAACGACCTGCCCGACCTCACCGGGCTGACCGCCGGCACCCGGGCCCTGCCCCCGCTGCGGCTCAACGCCGTCTACTACGACACCGCCCACCTCACCCTCACCTCCCACCGCATCACCCTGCGGCGCCGTGAGGGCGGCGACGACGACGGCTGGCACCTGAAACTCCCCACCGACCGCCCCGACACCCGCACTGAGATCCACGCCCCGCTCGGCGCGCCCGGCACCCCGCCCGAGGACCTGCGCGCCGAGGTCGCCGCGCTCGTCCGGGGCCGTATCCTCACGCCGATCGTCCGGCTGCGCACCGTACGCAGCCGCGTGCTGCTCCTGGACGACCAGGACCGGACCCTCGCCGAGGTCGCCTACGACCAGGTCAACGCGAAGCCGGGGCCGGCCTGGTCCGAGATCGAGGTCGAGCTGTACGCGGGCGACGAGGCTTTGCTGGACGCGGTGGAGCGACGGCTGGGCGACGCCGGGGTGACCCGCTCCGACGCGCCCTCCAAGCTGGTCCGCGCACTCGGCGGGCGGCGGCCGGAGCCCGCCGGCGGGCGGCCGGAACGGCCGGGGCCCGACGCCACCGCGGGCGCCGTCGCCCTGGCGTACCTGCGCGCGCAGCTCGCCGCGATCGTCGCCCTCGATCCGGCCGTCCGGCACGCCGGGGAGGACACGGTGCACCGTATGCGCGTCGCCACCCGGCGGGCCCGCTCCGCGCTGAAGAGCTTCGGCCACGTCCTGGACCGCGCCGAGACCGATCCGCTCGGCGCCGAACTGAAGTGGCTCGCCGAGGTCCTCGGGGCCGAGCGGGACCGGGAGGTGCTCACCGCCCGCCTCGCGCGCCGGCTGTCCGAACTCGACCCGGACGACCCGGGCGACCGGGACGACCCGGGCGAGCGGGGCCCGGCGCTCGACGCGGTGCGCCGGAGGCTGGGGGAGGGACCTCCGGGCGGGACTTGGAACGCCGAGGCGCACTCGGCCGACGCGCACACCGAAGTGGTGCGGGCCCTGGACAGCGCCCGCTACTTCGCGCTTCTCGACGCCTTCGACGGGCTGCTGGCCGCGCCCCCGTATCTCCCGGCGGCCGACCGGCCCGCTTCGCAGGTGGTCGCCGACGTGCTCGGGCACGACCGCAGGCGGCTGCGCGGAGCCGTACGGGCCGCGCTCGCGCTGCCGCCCGGCCAGGCGCGGGACGTCGCGCTGCACGAGGCGCGCAAGGCCGCCAAGCGGGCGCGTTACGCGGGGGAGGCGGCCGAACCCGTGCGCGTTGCGGAGGCCGCCGGGTACACCGCGCGGATGAAAGCGCTCCAGCAACTGCTCGGCGAGCACCAGGACAGTGTGATGTGCCGGGCGGCCGTCGCGCGGGTGCGCGGTCGGGCGGAGGCGGCGGGGGAGGACACGGCACCGTACGAGGCGATCGAGCAGACCGAGCTGGAGATCGCGGCGCGGGCGGAGGAGCGGTTGCCCGAGGTGTGGGGTGCGGCGGAACGCGAGGGGTGA
- a CDS encoding TIGR03960 family B12-binding radical SAM protein: MPVESVFPRLEALLPHVQKPIQYVGGELNSTVKDWDAADVRWALMYPDAYEVGLPNQGVMILYEVLNEREGVLAERTYSVWPDLEALMREHKVPQFTVDGHRPVRAFDVFGLSFSTELGYTNMLAALDLAGIPLDAADRTEDDPIVLAGGHAAFNPEPIADFIDAAVIGDGEQAVLTITDLVRQWKAEGRPGGRDELLLRLARTGGVYVPRFYDVEYLTDGRISRVVPNRSGVPWRVSKHTVMDLDEWPYPKQPLVPLAETVHERMSVEIFRGCTRGCRFCQAGMITRPVRERSITGIGDMVEKGLKATGFEEVGLLSLSSADHTEIADIAKGLADRYEQDKVGLSLPSTRVDAFNIDLANELTRNGRRSGLTFAPEGGSERIRKVINKMVSEEDLIRTVATAYGNGWRQVKLYFMCGLPTETDEDVLQIADMARKVIAKGREVTGQNDIRCTVSIGGFVPKPHTPFQWAPQLGVEETDARLAKLRDAIRGDRKYSRNIGFRYHDGKPGIIEGLLSRGDRRVGAVIRAVYADGGRFDGWREHFSYDRWLRACDAALPAYDLDLAWYTTRERTAEEVLPWDHLDSGLDKDWLWEDWQDALDETEVDDCRWTPCFDCGVCPQLDLDIQIGPTGKKLLPLTVTNSPGPSTP, from the coding sequence ATGCCTGTCGAGTCGGTCTTCCCGCGCCTGGAAGCGCTGCTCCCGCACGTACAGAAGCCGATCCAGTACGTCGGCGGTGAACTGAACTCCACCGTCAAGGACTGGGACGCCGCCGATGTGCGGTGGGCGCTGATGTACCCCGACGCGTACGAGGTCGGCCTGCCCAACCAGGGCGTCATGATCCTCTACGAGGTGCTCAACGAGCGCGAGGGCGTGCTCGCCGAGCGCACGTACAGCGTGTGGCCGGACCTGGAAGCGCTGATGCGCGAGCACAAGGTGCCGCAGTTCACCGTCGACGGCCACCGCCCGGTACGGGCGTTCGACGTCTTCGGGCTCAGCTTCTCCACGGAGCTGGGCTACACCAACATGCTGGCCGCGCTCGACCTCGCCGGCATCCCGCTGGACGCCGCCGACCGCACCGAGGACGACCCGATCGTGCTGGCCGGCGGGCACGCCGCGTTCAACCCCGAGCCGATCGCCGACTTCATCGACGCGGCCGTGATCGGCGACGGCGAGCAGGCCGTGCTCACCATCACCGACCTGGTCAGGCAGTGGAAGGCCGAGGGCCGCCCGGGCGGGCGCGACGAGCTGCTGCTGCGGCTGGCCAGGACCGGCGGGGTGTACGTCCCGCGCTTCTACGACGTGGAGTACCTGACCGACGGCCGGATCTCCCGGGTCGTGCCGAACCGCTCCGGCGTGCCGTGGCGGGTGTCCAAGCACACCGTGATGGACCTGGACGAGTGGCCGTACCCCAAGCAGCCGCTGGTCCCGCTGGCCGAGACCGTGCACGAGCGGATGTCGGTGGAGATCTTCCGCGGCTGCACCCGCGGCTGCCGCTTCTGCCAGGCCGGTATGATCACCCGCCCGGTGCGCGAGCGCTCCATCACCGGCATCGGCGACATGGTCGAGAAGGGGCTGAAGGCGACCGGCTTCGAGGAGGTCGGCCTGCTGTCGCTCTCCTCCGCCGACCACACCGAGATCGCCGACATCGCGAAGGGCCTCGCCGACCGGTACGAGCAGGACAAGGTCGGGCTGTCGCTGCCCTCCACCCGGGTCGACGCGTTCAACATCGACCTCGCCAACGAACTCACCCGCAACGGCCGCCGCTCGGGCCTCACCTTCGCGCCGGAGGGCGGCTCCGAGCGCATCCGCAAGGTGATCAACAAGATGGTGTCGGAGGAGGACCTGATCCGCACCGTCGCCACCGCCTACGGCAACGGCTGGCGCCAGGTGAAGCTGTACTTCATGTGCGGGCTGCCCACCGAGACCGACGAGGACGTCCTGCAGATCGCGGACATGGCGCGGAAGGTCATCGCCAAGGGCCGCGAGGTGACCGGGCAGAACGACATCCGCTGCACCGTGTCCATCGGCGGGTTCGTGCCCAAGCCGCACACCCCCTTCCAGTGGGCGCCGCAGCTCGGCGTCGAGGAGACCGACGCGCGGCTGGCCAAGCTGCGCGACGCCATCCGGGGCGACCGCAAGTACAGCCGCAACATCGGTTTCCGCTACCACGACGGCAAGCCCGGGATCATCGAGGGACTGCTCTCCCGCGGTGACCGCCGGGTCGGCGCCGTCATCCGCGCGGTGTACGCCGACGGCGGCCGGTTCGACGGCTGGCGCGAGCACTTCTCCTACGACCGCTGGCTACGCGCCTGCGACGCGGCCCTGCCGGCGTACGACCTCGACCTCGCCTGGTACACCACCCGCGAGCGCACCGCCGAGGAGGTCCTGCCCTGGGACCACCTCGACTCCGGTCTCGACAAGGACTGGCTGTGGGAGGACTGGCAGGACGCCCTCGACGAGACCGAGGTGGACGACTGCCGCTGGACCCCGTGCTTCGACTGCGGCGTCTGCCCCCAGCTCGACCTCGACATCCAGATCGGCCCCACCGGCAAGAAGCTCCTCCCCCTGACCGTCACCAACTCCCCGGGCCCCAGCACCCCCTGA
- a CDS encoding glycoside hydrolase family 76 protein: protein MRRVPGTRRAAGPLLVALLLAVAALLQGVGAAGASAVSAADSTQVCALYCDTLDPSQAAQETFPVPDLTLDGRVVRLHVDDTDGMAWASIDGGQTGDSVWLDRSWDGGSTWDGLLGEASIPSTWSGTRTLMYNLYDPTGHRRAVLRACGDAQGVGCTSWAHLDVCAAACDGAGSAPGDTQPVPATTLSGRTIALHMDSSGMAWGTISGGTAGDEIWLDRSWDQGASWPDGSSKGRTSTPSGATGTATARFNTSDPLGRLYGGAVRACGRAVEGENGSCTAWARPVSSRASAAADALMYSYDPNTAYWPSSWWNSAVALSTVIDYMRQTGDTRYLWIVQRTFQIDKASFPAGARSSDPIDGDFISRATDDSEWWALAWVDAYDLTGDQTYLNEAVTIANYVNGLWDTSSCGGGVWWDRERTYKNAVTNGLYVRLTAELHDRIPGDTTWLGRATTSWQWFQDSGLINSSGLVNDGITSGCANNGQTVWSYNQGLAIGAAVEMYRATGDSADLTTARRLADAAVASPALVSGGVLTESCDAGTPSCDDNAKQFKGVFMRYLQDLDSVTGNAYGSFADRQADSLWSTARDGLNRVTEDWSGGGTADWRTEASALSALLAAP, encoded by the coding sequence ATGCGTAGGGTGCCGGGGACGCGCAGGGCAGCGGGGCCGCTGCTGGTGGCGCTGCTGCTGGCGGTGGCGGCGCTGCTCCAGGGGGTCGGAGCGGCTGGTGCGAGTGCGGTGTCGGCGGCCGACTCCACCCAGGTGTGCGCGCTGTACTGCGACACCCTGGACCCCTCGCAGGCCGCGCAGGAGACCTTCCCGGTGCCGGACCTCACCCTCGACGGCAGGGTGGTGCGGCTGCACGTGGACGACACCGACGGCATGGCGTGGGCGAGCATCGACGGCGGCCAGACCGGCGACTCGGTGTGGCTGGATCGCTCCTGGGACGGCGGCTCCACGTGGGACGGGCTGCTCGGCGAGGCATCCATCCCGTCGACGTGGAGCGGCACCCGCACGCTGATGTACAACCTCTACGACCCGACCGGCCACCGCCGCGCGGTACTGCGCGCCTGCGGCGACGCGCAGGGCGTGGGCTGCACCTCCTGGGCGCACCTGGACGTGTGCGCGGCCGCCTGCGACGGCGCGGGCAGCGCGCCCGGCGACACCCAGCCGGTTCCCGCCACGACGCTCAGCGGCCGTACCATCGCGCTGCACATGGACAGTTCGGGCATGGCCTGGGGCACCATCTCCGGCGGCACCGCGGGCGACGAGATCTGGCTCGACCGGTCCTGGGACCAGGGCGCGAGCTGGCCGGACGGCTCCTCCAAGGGCCGTACCAGCACACCGTCGGGCGCCACCGGCACCGCCACGGCGCGCTTCAACACCAGTGACCCGCTGGGGCGGTTGTACGGCGGCGCGGTGCGCGCGTGCGGCCGCGCGGTCGAGGGCGAGAACGGCAGCTGCACGGCCTGGGCGCGCCCGGTGTCGTCCAGGGCGTCGGCCGCCGCGGACGCGCTGATGTACTCCTACGACCCGAACACCGCCTACTGGCCGTCGAGTTGGTGGAACTCGGCGGTCGCGCTGAGCACCGTGATCGACTACATGCGGCAGACCGGCGACACCCGCTACCTGTGGATCGTGCAGCGCACCTTCCAGATCGACAAGGCGTCCTTCCCCGCCGGGGCCCGCAGTTCGGACCCGATCGACGGCGACTTCATCAGCCGCGCCACCGACGACTCCGAGTGGTGGGCGCTGGCCTGGGTGGACGCCTACGACCTCACCGGCGACCAGACCTACCTCAACGAGGCGGTCACCATCGCGAACTACGTCAACGGGCTGTGGGACACCAGTAGTTGCGGTGGCGGTGTGTGGTGGGACCGGGAGCGCACCTACAAGAACGCGGTGACCAACGGGCTGTACGTCCGGCTCACCGCCGAACTGCACGACCGCATCCCGGGCGACACCACGTGGCTGGGCCGGGCCACCACCTCCTGGCAGTGGTTCCAGGACAGCGGTCTGATCAACTCCTCCGGCCTGGTCAACGACGGCATCACCAGCGGCTGCGCGAACAACGGGCAGACCGTGTGGTCCTACAACCAGGGGCTGGCCATCGGCGCGGCCGTGGAGATGTACCGCGCCACCGGCGACTCCGCCGACCTCACCACCGCCCGCCGGCTGGCCGACGCCGCCGTGGCCTCGCCCGCGCTGGTCAGCGGCGGTGTGCTCACCGAGTCCTGTGACGCCGGCACGCCCTCCTGCGACGACAACGCCAAGCAGTTCAAGGGCGTCTTCATGCGCTATCTCCAGGACCTGGACTCCGTCACCGGCAATGCCTACGGCTCCTTCGCCGACCGGCAGGCCGACTCGCTGTGGTCCACCGCGCGTGACGGGCTCAACCGCGTGACCGAGGACTGGTCCGGCGGGGGCACCGCGGACTGGCGTACGGAGGCGTCCGCGCTGAGCGCGTTGCTGGCGGCGCCCTGA
- a CDS encoding DUF5994 family protein translates to MTTGRTLPRPGADVTYTNPPRDPPPDQPVRLALTGSAAGPQRLDGVWWPRSHDLGDCLPGLLDALEERWPGIGRVTVSRSMWRHRPESLELPDGRTVHITRSPADPDRHTIRLVSYGVGRCDLLVVPPGTAPDEARRLMAESPPGAAPAR, encoded by the coding sequence ATGACCACAGGCCGCACCCTTCCCCGCCCCGGCGCGGACGTGACCTACACGAACCCGCCACGCGACCCCCCGCCGGACCAGCCCGTCCGCCTCGCGCTGACCGGGTCGGCCGCCGGGCCGCAGCGGCTCGACGGCGTCTGGTGGCCACGCTCGCACGACCTCGGCGACTGCCTGCCCGGCCTGCTGGACGCGCTGGAGGAACGCTGGCCCGGCATCGGGCGCGTCACGGTCAGCCGCTCGATGTGGCGCCACCGGCCCGAGTCCCTGGAACTGCCCGACGGCCGGACCGTGCACATCACCCGCTCCCCCGCCGATCCCGACCGCCACACCATCCGGCTGGTCTCCTACGGCGTGGGCCGCTGCGACCTGCTGGTCGTCCCGCCGGGCACCGCTCCCGACGAGGCCCGCCGACTGATGGCCGAGTCCCCGCCCGGGGCCGCCCCCGCGCGCTGA
- a CDS encoding SPFH domain-containing protein: MVALVTALIVIAVIVLILLALSVRNVQQYEKGVVFRFGRLLPEIREPGLRLIRPIGDRMRKVSIQTEVFGVSPQGAITADNVTLTVDAVVYFRVVDPVKALVNVNNYPAAVSQIAQTSLRSVIGRADLDTLLSDRVQVNAELKNVMDAPTEGPWGLRIERVEIKDIALPESMMRSMSKQAEAERERRARVIAADGEFQASQRLTDAAATMADTPGALQLRLLQTVVDVSSEKNSTLVMPFPVELLRFFDRLSDKDGQAPTTGSTLTRLADEAATDGAGTDGRPADGAHVADEPSAEGAHLAEAPSTDGVRGLTPHG; the protein is encoded by the coding sequence ATGGTCGCCCTGGTCACGGCGTTGATCGTCATCGCCGTCATCGTCCTGATACTGCTGGCACTGAGCGTCCGCAACGTGCAGCAGTACGAGAAAGGCGTGGTGTTCCGGTTCGGCCGGCTGCTGCCGGAGATCCGCGAGCCGGGCCTGCGGCTGATCCGGCCGATCGGCGACCGGATGCGGAAGGTGTCCATCCAGACCGAGGTGTTCGGCGTGTCACCGCAGGGCGCGATCACCGCGGACAACGTGACGCTGACCGTTGACGCGGTCGTCTACTTCCGCGTGGTCGACCCGGTCAAGGCACTGGTGAACGTGAACAACTACCCCGCCGCGGTCTCGCAGATCGCGCAGACCTCGCTGCGGTCGGTGATCGGCCGCGCGGACCTCGACACGCTGCTCTCCGACCGCGTCCAGGTCAACGCCGAGCTGAAGAACGTGATGGACGCCCCGACCGAGGGGCCCTGGGGGCTGCGGATCGAGCGGGTCGAGATCAAGGACATCGCGCTGCCCGAGTCGATGATGCGGTCGATGTCCAAGCAGGCCGAGGCCGAACGTGAACGGCGTGCCCGTGTCATCGCCGCCGATGGTGAGTTCCAGGCGTCGCAGCGCCTCACCGACGCAGCGGCGACCATGGCCGACACCCCCGGCGCCCTCCAACTGCGCCTGCTCCAGACCGTGGTGGACGTGTCCTCGGAGAAGAACAGCACCCTCGTGATGCCGTTCCCGGTGGAGCTCCTGCGCTTCTTCGACCGGCTCAGCGACAAGGACGGGCAGGCCCCGACGACAGGTTCGACGCTCACGCGGCTCGCGGACGAAGCCGCGACGGACGGCGCCGGCACGGACGGCCGCCCGGCGGACGGTGCCCACGTGGCGGACGAGCCGTCCGCCGAGGGCGCCCACCTGGCCGAGGCGCCGTCCACCGACGGCGTCCGCGGGCTCACCCCGCACGGCTGA
- a CDS encoding helix-turn-helix domain-containing protein, whose product MTKTDIKPVKLPPEKTAAAHHALAQVRGYLAEHGQLAQIRVAVEDGGREPLALPREAVELLATLLAHLAAGRAVSVVPSDAELTTQQAADLLNVSRPFLIGLLDAGEIRYRTVGTHRRVIATSLLEYKRDDDHRRRPAADELTRLGQDMGLI is encoded by the coding sequence ATGACGAAGACGGACATCAAGCCGGTGAAACTGCCGCCGGAGAAGACCGCCGCCGCGCACCACGCCCTCGCCCAGGTGCGCGGCTATCTCGCGGAACACGGACAGCTCGCACAGATCCGCGTCGCGGTCGAGGACGGCGGCCGAGAGCCACTGGCGCTCCCCCGTGAAGCGGTGGAATTGCTGGCCACCCTGCTCGCCCACCTCGCCGCCGGACGGGCCGTGTCCGTCGTCCCCTCCGACGCCGAGCTGACCACGCAGCAGGCAGCGGATCTCCTCAACGTCTCCCGGCCGTTCCTGATCGGCCTGCTCGACGCCGGCGAGATCCGGTACCGGACCGTCGGAACCCACCGGCGCGTCATCGCCACGTCCCTGCTGGAGTACAAGCGGGACGACGACCACCGCCGCCGTCCGGCCGCCGACGAACTGACACGCCTCGGCCAGGACATGGGGCTGATCTGA